The proteins below are encoded in one region of Candidatus Hydrogenedentota bacterium:
- the purU gene encoding formyltetrahydrofolate deformylase, producing the protein MSLDATLLLHCPDTKGIVYEVSRFIFSRGGNIIDAQQHREEIDNRFFMRVHFDASEMGLPPEKLREDLRGLAAQFHMDYRLDFSHERRKVAILVSKYDHCLYDLLLRDRYGELAADVAIVVSNHGDLENVARHFEVPFVHVPVEPSDKALAEARILALMVENEIELIVLARYMQILTPVLVEPFKNRIINVHHGFLPAFQGARPYHQAYERGVKLIGATSHYVTADLDMGPIIEQASVTVNHSHSVKDLITMGRDIEKQVLAVAVKAHLESRIMVYRDRTIVFD; encoded by the coding sequence ATGAGCCTCGATGCCACCCTGCTGCTTCATTGTCCCGATACGAAGGGCATCGTCTATGAAGTCTCGCGATTCATTTTCAGTCGCGGCGGCAATATCATTGACGCCCAGCAGCACCGGGAAGAAATCGACAATCGCTTCTTCATGCGCGTTCATTTCGATGCCAGCGAGATGGGACTCCCGCCGGAGAAGCTCCGCGAGGACCTGCGGGGGCTTGCCGCCCAGTTTCACATGGATTACCGACTGGACTTTTCCCACGAGCGGCGGAAAGTGGCCATCCTGGTGTCGAAATACGATCACTGCCTCTACGATCTCCTGCTGCGGGACCGCTACGGCGAACTCGCGGCCGACGTGGCCATCGTCGTGAGCAACCACGGCGATCTCGAGAACGTCGCGCGCCACTTTGAAGTACCCTTCGTCCATGTGCCTGTGGAACCCAGTGACAAGGCCCTGGCGGAGGCGCGCATTCTCGCCTTGATGGTCGAGAACGAGATCGAGCTGATCGTGCTGGCGCGTTACATGCAAATTCTGACGCCTGTGCTTGTGGAGCCCTTCAAGAACCGCATCATCAATGTACATCACGGCTTCCTGCCGGCCTTTCAGGGGGCCCGCCCCTACCACCAGGCCTATGAGCGGGGTGTGAAGCTCATCGGCGCCACGAGCCACTATGTGACCGCCGACCTGGACATGGGACCCATCATCGAGCAGGCGAGCGTGACCGTAAACCACAGCCACAGCGTGAAGGATCTCATCACAATGGGGCGCGACATCGAGAAGCAGGTGCTTGCCGTGGCGGTGAAGGCGCACCTGGAATCGCGCATCATGGTCTATCGGGATCGGACCATTGTCTTTGATTGA
- a CDS encoding DUF1559 domain-containing protein, translating into MKRRGFTLIELLVVIAIIGILAAILLPALARAREAARRASCQNNLKQMGIIYKMYSNESKGGSFPPKSVDPGNFFFSMEATYPEYLTDIKIIFCPSDTENNIDKFTGTGGQWLDVNGNLATDKLDGDWSNGLYTPGIPSVQAPSNDTSDRSYIYLGYVIQENAVISPFTDGGSRGIFAFFTTVNINPYYAAYAGANVPALEAVKASLERDHTFAHPGNSKYTPGQTIPLNRFREGIERFFITDINNPGATAKAQSTLATTWDVVGESVSIYNHVPGGANVLFMDGHVEFQKYSPNAATIASPVGGGGESDQFPTSTAWAKLTTAGA; encoded by the coding sequence ATGAAACGTCGTGGCTTTACATTGATCGAACTCCTGGTGGTTATCGCCATCATCGGCATTCTGGCGGCAATCCTTCTGCCGGCGCTCGCCCGCGCCCGGGAAGCCGCGCGCCGGGCTTCCTGCCAGAACAACCTCAAACAAATGGGCATCATCTACAAGATGTATTCCAACGAGTCCAAGGGCGGCAGCTTCCCGCCCAAGTCCGTGGACCCCGGCAATTTCTTCTTCTCCATGGAAGCCACCTACCCCGAGTACCTCACGGACATCAAGATCATTTTCTGCCCGTCGGACACGGAAAACAACATCGACAAGTTCACCGGCACCGGTGGCCAGTGGCTGGATGTTAACGGCAACCTCGCCACCGACAAGCTCGACGGCGACTGGTCCAACGGCCTCTACACGCCGGGCATCCCCAGCGTGCAAGCGCCCTCCAACGACACCTCCGACCGTTCCTACATCTATCTGGGCTATGTGATCCAGGAGAATGCGGTTATCTCCCCCTTCACCGATGGCGGTTCGCGCGGTATCTTCGCGTTCTTCACCACGGTAAATATCAACCCCTACTATGCGGCCTATGCGGGCGCCAACGTTCCCGCGTTGGAGGCGGTGAAGGCGTCGCTGGAGCGCGACCACACCTTCGCCCACCCCGGCAACAGCAAGTATACCCCCGGCCAGACCATTCCGCTGAACCGCTTCCGGGAGGGTATTGAACGCTTCTTCATCACGGATATCAACAACCCCGGCGCGACGGCCAAGGCCCAGTCCACGCTGGCCACCACCTGGGACGTAGTCGGCGAAAGCGTTTCCATCTACAATCACGTGCCCGGCGGCGCCAACGTACTCTTCATGGACGGTCACGTGGAATTCCAGAAGTACTCGCCGAATGCGGCCACCATCGCCAGCCCGGTGGGCGGCGGCGGTGAGAGCGACCAGTTCCCGACCAGCACCGCCTGGGCGAAGCTGACGACCGCGGGCGCATAA
- a CDS encoding M48 family metallopeptidase translates to MTLRNTFVSVTNSLLALALIVLLTSCATVPVTGRSQLALLPESEMVTLGQQAYQQQLQEHPVSNQPGDVEPVLRVGKRLAAATEEFLRANNLPTEVYQWEFSVIDNDEIVNATCLPGGKIVFYSGIFEYTKDDDGIATVMGHEIAHAIARHGNERMSQALLIELGAATLSEAMASQPARTRELAGQAFGLTSNFGVILPFNRSRESEADRIGLTLMAKAGYDPRKAIEFWERFSQAGAKVPEFMSTHPSGATRIADIQAHMPEALQHYAGK, encoded by the coding sequence ATGACCCTGAGAAATACCTTTGTATCCGTGACGAATAGCCTGCTGGCCCTCGCCCTTATCGTGCTTCTCACGTCCTGCGCCACCGTCCCCGTCACGGGTCGGAGCCAGCTCGCGCTCCTGCCGGAATCGGAAATGGTGACGCTCGGTCAGCAGGCCTATCAGCAGCAGTTACAGGAGCATCCCGTGAGCAATCAGCCGGGTGATGTAGAGCCCGTGCTGCGTGTGGGCAAGCGCCTGGCCGCAGCCACGGAAGAATTCCTGCGGGCGAACAACCTGCCCACGGAGGTCTACCAGTGGGAATTCAGTGTCATCGACAACGACGAGATTGTGAATGCCACCTGTCTGCCCGGCGGGAAGATCGTGTTTTACAGCGGGATTTTTGAGTACACCAAAGACGACGACGGCATCGCCACGGTGATGGGCCACGAGATCGCCCACGCCATCGCCCGCCACGGCAATGAGCGTATGAGTCAGGCGCTGCTTATCGAACTCGGCGCGGCGACCTTGTCGGAGGCGATGGCCTCCCAACCCGCCCGGACCCGCGAACTCGCCGGGCAGGCCTTTGGACTCACCTCGAACTTCGGGGTAATCCTGCCCTTCAATCGCTCCCGCGAATCCGAGGCGGACCGCATCGGCCTGACGCTGATGGCCAAGGCGGGTTACGACCCCCGCAAGGCCATCGAGTTCTGGGAACGCTTCAGTCAGGCCGGTGCCAAGGTACCCGAGTTCATGTCCACCCACCCTTCCGGGGCAACGCGGATTGCGGATATTCAGGCCCATATGCCCGAGGCTTTGCAGCATTATGCGGGGAAATAA
- a CDS encoding cation-transporting P-type ATPase gives MKSHQLSADEALRALHSGPEGLSDAEARHRAREFGPNQLQEIRHESLLLAFAREFVHFFAVILWIAAGLAFFAEWRQPGEGMATLGFAIIGVILINGVFSYWQAYRAEQALAALKKLLPTVVKVLRAGAVRQLPAADLVPGDVILLEAGDMVPADCRLIEAFRVRVNNATITGESVPVSRDAAPCDEPEPTRSRNTLLAGTSMVSGEAKALVFATGSHSAFGKITQLTQATADTVSPLQIEIARVTRIVAAMALALGVSFFCIGQLIGLTFWENFIFAIGIIVANVPEGLLPTVTLALAMGSQRMAKRNALIRHLPAVEALGCATVICTDKTGTLTQNLMSARRLYIAGRAYETEAGPLNALAQSHPRFFEVAACCHDLKDLRAVAGPTWLGDPMEIALVELAAGALRELPHSPRVHIIPFDSERKRLSTVHATPDGLRLYCKGAPEAVLPHCSHAETERGSVELAEVLVNDYRHAAEAMAEKGLRVLAFAWRDLHEGIPLDDAEEEMTLVGLVGLEDPPRPEVTDALRRCHEAGIKVIMVTGDHPHTAKAIAREIGLVHSDAPVVVTGEQLANFSDVRLQLVLNAPEIIFARVLAEQKMRIVAALKNKGEIVAVTGDGVNDAPALRKADVGIAMGRSGTDVAREAADMVLLDDNFASIVAAVEEGRAVFSNIRSFLTYILTSNVPELVPYLAFVVFRIPLPLTIIQILAVDLGTDLLPALGLGAEKPDPDIMKQPPRPRSERLLSPALLARAYLFLGPLQAVAAMCAYGYMLQIGGWRFGESLAARDPLYLRATTSCLSAIVIMQVANVFICRSDRRSLFARGLFSNRLILGGIALEITLIALIDYTPWGNAIFGTAPIPANVWLFILPFAVAMLLLEELRKRVAKYLRSARSTDQSKTMVRSR, from the coding sequence ATGAAGAGCCACCAGTTATCCGCCGACGAGGCCCTGCGTGCCCTGCACAGTGGCCCCGAGGGCTTGAGCGATGCCGAAGCCCGGCACCGTGCCCGTGAGTTTGGCCCCAATCAGCTTCAGGAGATTCGCCACGAGTCGCTTCTCCTCGCCTTTGCCCGTGAGTTTGTACACTTCTTCGCGGTCATACTGTGGATCGCGGCGGGACTCGCCTTCTTCGCGGAGTGGCGGCAACCCGGCGAGGGCATGGCAACCCTCGGCTTTGCCATCATCGGGGTCATCCTCATCAACGGCGTCTTTTCCTACTGGCAGGCCTATCGCGCGGAACAGGCGCTCGCCGCACTCAAGAAGCTGTTGCCCACAGTCGTCAAAGTGCTTCGCGCCGGGGCGGTTCGCCAGCTCCCCGCCGCGGATCTCGTGCCGGGCGATGTGATCCTGCTCGAAGCCGGCGATATGGTGCCGGCGGACTGCCGCCTGATCGAGGCGTTCCGGGTGCGTGTCAACAACGCCACCATCACGGGCGAATCCGTGCCGGTATCGCGCGATGCCGCCCCCTGCGACGAACCCGAACCCACGCGCAGTCGCAACACCCTTCTCGCGGGCACTTCCATGGTCTCCGGCGAAGCGAAAGCATTGGTTTTCGCAACCGGCTCCCACTCGGCCTTTGGCAAGATCACCCAGCTCACCCAGGCCACGGCCGATACGGTGTCCCCCTTGCAGATTGAGATCGCCCGGGTCACCCGCATCGTCGCGGCCATGGCCCTCGCCCTCGGCGTTAGCTTCTTCTGCATCGGGCAGTTGATCGGGCTCACCTTCTGGGAGAACTTCATCTTTGCCATCGGCATCATCGTGGCCAACGTGCCCGAGGGCTTGCTCCCCACGGTCACCCTGGCCCTGGCCATGGGTTCGCAACGCATGGCAAAGCGCAATGCCCTTATTCGACACCTGCCCGCCGTCGAGGCCCTCGGTTGCGCCACCGTCATCTGCACGGACAAAACGGGAACCCTGACCCAGAATCTCATGTCCGCGCGGCGACTCTACATCGCGGGGCGGGCGTACGAAACCGAGGCGGGACCGCTGAACGCCCTCGCCCAATCCCATCCCCGCTTTTTCGAGGTGGCCGCCTGCTGCCACGACCTGAAGGATCTCCGCGCCGTGGCGGGCCCCACCTGGCTCGGCGATCCCATGGAGATTGCCCTGGTCGAACTTGCGGCGGGCGCCCTGCGGGAGTTGCCCCACAGCCCGCGGGTGCATATTATCCCCTTTGACTCCGAACGCAAGCGCCTCTCCACCGTTCACGCCACGCCGGACGGCCTCAGACTCTACTGCAAGGGGGCGCCGGAAGCCGTCTTACCCCATTGCAGCCATGCGGAGACGGAGAGAGGCTCCGTCGAACTCGCGGAAGTACTCGTGAACGACTATCGCCACGCCGCGGAAGCCATGGCCGAAAAGGGCCTGCGTGTGCTCGCCTTCGCCTGGCGGGATTTGCACGAAGGGATCCCGCTGGACGACGCCGAGGAAGAAATGACGCTGGTCGGACTGGTCGGGCTGGAGGATCCCCCCCGTCCGGAAGTGACGGACGCCCTCCGCCGCTGTCACGAAGCGGGGATCAAGGTCATTATGGTCACGGGCGACCACCCCCACACCGCGAAAGCCATCGCCCGGGAGATCGGCCTGGTTCATTCCGATGCGCCGGTGGTTGTCACCGGCGAGCAACTGGCCAACTTCTCGGATGTCCGGCTCCAGCTCGTACTGAATGCGCCAGAGATCATTTTCGCCCGCGTGCTGGCGGAGCAGAAAATGCGGATCGTGGCGGCGCTCAAGAACAAAGGCGAAATCGTTGCCGTCACTGGAGACGGTGTCAACGACGCCCCCGCCCTCCGGAAAGCCGATGTGGGAATTGCCATGGGGCGCAGCGGAACCGACGTCGCCCGCGAGGCCGCCGATATGGTGCTGCTCGACGACAACTTTGCGAGTATCGTTGCCGCGGTTGAGGAGGGCCGCGCCGTCTTTTCCAACATACGAAGCTTCCTCACCTATATTTTGACCTCGAACGTACCCGAGCTCGTTCCTTATCTTGCCTTCGTGGTCTTCCGGATTCCGCTCCCGCTCACCATCATCCAGATTCTTGCCGTGGACCTCGGAACCGATCTGCTGCCCGCCCTGGGACTCGGCGCGGAGAAACCCGACCCCGATATCATGAAGCAACCGCCCAGGCCCCGCAGCGAGCGCCTCCTTAGCCCGGCATTGCTCGCCCGGGCCTATCTCTTTCTCGGCCCCTTGCAGGCCGTGGCCGCCATGTGCGCCTATGGGTACATGCTCCAGATCGGCGGCTGGCGGTTCGGCGAATCCCTCGCAGCGCGCGATCCCCTCTACCTGCGGGCGACCACCAGTTGCCTCAGCGCCATCGTCATCATGCAGGTGGCGAATGTGTTCATCTGCCGGAGCGACCGGCGCTCCTTGTTCGCTCGGGGGCTCTTCAGCAACCGGCTCATCCTCGGCGGTATCGCCCTGGAGATAACCCTTATCGCCCTGATCGACTACACGCCCTGGGGCAATGCTATTTTCGGCACGGCCCCGATTCCCGCGAACGTGTGGCTGTTTATTCTCCCCTTTGCCGTGGCGATGCTCCTCCTCGAAGAACTCCGCAAGCGCGTGGCGAAGTATCTGCGCAGCGCCCGGTCCACGGATCAATCAAAGACAATGGTCCGATCCCGATAG
- a CDS encoding Gfo/Idh/MocA family oxidoreductase — MKTTPTRREFLKTASLSAAAVSMSAASYARVKGANDRINIGQIGCGRRGVGAHMDGVHNHDKDLNVQYVAVCDPWKVSRENAAARIKEWYGLDAMHFVHYEELLAKDDIDAVMIASCDHQHTTHLEAAAKAGKDTYCEKPLAMDLKSLNAAVEAVEKSGIICQIGTQLRSYPSFGGAKAIIDSGALGTIHRIEQVRNAAEPYWYGYLQEVKKEDVEWDIFLMDAPKREFSAVAYSGWMGYMDFCHGPVPQLGVHFLDLVHYMTGAHCPSSATCHGGTFVWKDDHKFDTPDQVSAQYTYPEGFMVSYTSDFANGDGNVFKVYGTKGTLDLTDWNNPKISAKGARKGETPLDPGDGNIPPVERPNHMLNWLQCLRSRETPFAPIQSGYDHSVASIMATQALATGHRQVYDAEKKTIKNA; from the coding sequence ATGAAAACGACCCCGACCCGTCGTGAATTTCTCAAGACGGCCTCCCTCAGCGCCGCGGCGGTTTCCATGAGCGCGGCAAGCTATGCCCGCGTCAAAGGCGCCAATGACCGCATCAACATCGGCCAGATCGGCTGTGGCCGTCGCGGCGTGGGCGCCCACATGGATGGCGTCCATAACCACGACAAGGACCTGAACGTCCAGTATGTGGCCGTTTGCGATCCCTGGAAAGTCTCGCGCGAAAATGCCGCCGCGCGGATCAAAGAATGGTACGGCCTCGACGCCATGCACTTCGTGCACTATGAAGAACTTTTGGCGAAGGACGACATCGACGCCGTCATGATCGCTTCGTGCGACCACCAGCACACCACCCACCTGGAAGCCGCGGCGAAAGCCGGCAAGGACACCTACTGCGAGAAACCCCTGGCCATGGACCTCAAATCGCTGAATGCCGCGGTGGAGGCTGTGGAGAAGAGCGGGATCATCTGCCAGATCGGCACCCAGCTCCGCAGTTATCCCAGCTTCGGCGGTGCGAAAGCCATCATCGATTCCGGAGCCCTCGGCACAATCCACCGCATCGAGCAGGTGCGCAATGCGGCGGAACCCTATTGGTACGGCTACCTGCAGGAAGTGAAGAAAGAAGACGTGGAATGGGACATCTTCCTCATGGATGCGCCAAAACGCGAATTCAGTGCCGTGGCCTATTCCGGCTGGATGGGCTACATGGACTTCTGCCACGGCCCTGTGCCCCAGTTGGGCGTGCACTTTCTGGATCTCGTGCATTACATGACCGGGGCCCACTGCCCCAGCAGCGCCACGTGCCACGGCGGCACCTTCGTCTGGAAGGATGACCACAAGTTCGACACGCCGGACCAGGTCAGCGCCCAGTACACCTACCCCGAAGGCTTCATGGTGTCCTACACGTCCGACTTCGCCAACGGCGACGGCAACGTGTTCAAAGTCTACGGCACCAAAGGCACGCTGGACCTGACCGATTGGAACAACCCGAAGATTTCCGCAAAAGGCGCACGCAAAGGCGAGACGCCCCTCGATCCGGGTGATGGAAACATCCCCCCGGTGGAGCGCCCAAACCACATGCTGAACTGGCTCCAGTGCCTCCGCTCCCGCGAGACGCCCTTCGCGCCGATCCAGTCGGGCTACGACCACTCCGTCGCGTCCATCATGGCAACCCAGGCCCTGGCCACAGGTCATCGCCAGGTGTACGACGCAGAAAAGAAGACCATTAAGAACGCCTGA
- a CDS encoding acylase, protein MKFRWTQIIIGALCLTLLVIVATQLPYIRFNPPTRQLIPAKGAFNVKILRDTWGVPHIYGKTDADCAYGLAYAHAEDDYATIEEALYLSRGMLAMLKGEEAAPFDYLVKLFRFREIVQEKYDTDLSPEVRKICEAYAAGINHFAALHPHEVTPGILPVTGQDIVTDFVLKTPFFFGLEEEVVKLYESKRVQSVSPNERELSALPDVLADGLPTGSNTFAIAPGRTPDGKTHLAINSHQPWSGPVAWYEARMKSEEGLDIVGGVFPGTPVILHGHNLDLGWAHTVNSPDLIDIYALEMNPDNPDQYKYDGEWKTLDKSTVPVVVNVFDGFMWKATQEVLYSIHGPVIRRPHGVYAIRYAGYGDIRQVEQWYRMGKSKNLAEFDAAMAMQAIPSFNVGYADKEGNIQYRYNALLPLRKDGYDYSGYLPGNVSENIWTKYLPFEQLPVVKNPASGFVANANGTPFRTTEGPENPDPAAFAPTFGIEPFDDITNRQLRLLELLAADTSITEDEFFQYKYDQAYSRSGKAADVLKEILDAPEPDDPLLKEAVAVLRAWDFNTNPENTSAALAVLFLRNDSGDGLKGRTGPTAMELLKERATQLKDAFGRLDPPWSEVNRLVRGNMDLGLGGAPDVLNAVYGEWVNGRFEGRAGDCYVLLATWDADGKVHSKSIHQFGSATSRPDSPHYADQAPLFVKQETKPVWLNEAELRQHLEKEYAPGYEPRIIEGSAPKMEDYE, encoded by the coding sequence ATGAAATTTCGCTGGACCCAGATCATCATCGGGGCACTTTGCCTGACACTCCTTGTTATCGTTGCGACGCAACTCCCCTATATCCGCTTCAACCCGCCGACACGGCAGCTCATTCCCGCGAAAGGCGCATTCAACGTCAAGATTCTTCGCGATACCTGGGGTGTTCCCCACATCTATGGCAAGACCGACGCCGATTGCGCCTATGGCCTGGCCTACGCCCACGCCGAAGATGACTACGCGACCATCGAGGAAGCCCTCTATCTCAGCAGGGGCATGTTGGCCATGTTGAAGGGCGAGGAAGCCGCGCCATTTGACTACCTCGTGAAGCTTTTTCGTTTCCGCGAGATCGTTCAGGAAAAATATGATACCGATCTGAGCCCCGAGGTCCGAAAGATCTGCGAGGCCTACGCGGCCGGCATCAACCACTTCGCCGCGCTCCACCCCCACGAAGTAACCCCCGGCATCCTCCCCGTTACCGGCCAGGACATCGTGACGGACTTCGTGTTGAAGACGCCCTTCTTTTTTGGACTTGAAGAGGAGGTGGTCAAGCTCTACGAAAGCAAGCGGGTCCAGTCCGTATCGCCGAATGAGCGGGAATTGAGCGCCCTTCCCGATGTGCTGGCCGACGGCCTCCCCACCGGCTCCAACACCTTCGCCATCGCCCCCGGGCGCACCCCGGACGGCAAGACCCACCTGGCCATCAATTCGCACCAGCCCTGGAGCGGCCCCGTCGCCTGGTATGAAGCCCGGATGAAAAGTGAAGAAGGGCTCGATATCGTCGGTGGCGTTTTCCCCGGCACCCCCGTGATTCTCCATGGGCACAACCTCGATCTGGGATGGGCCCATACCGTGAACAGTCCCGACCTGATCGACATCTACGCGCTGGAGATGAACCCGGACAATCCCGACCAGTACAAGTATGACGGCGAATGGAAGACCCTCGACAAGAGCACGGTTCCGGTGGTGGTGAACGTATTCGACGGCTTCATGTGGAAAGCAACGCAGGAAGTGCTCTACTCCATCCATGGCCCCGTTATCCGCCGCCCCCACGGCGTCTACGCCATCCGCTATGCGGGCTACGGCGATATTCGCCAGGTGGAGCAGTGGTACCGCATGGGCAAATCGAAAAACCTGGCCGAATTCGATGCCGCCATGGCCATGCAGGCCATCCCCTCCTTCAACGTGGGCTACGCGGACAAGGAAGGCAACATCCAGTATCGTTACAATGCCCTGCTGCCGCTCCGAAAAGACGGTTACGACTATTCGGGCTACCTTCCCGGTAACGTGTCGGAAAATATCTGGACCAAATACCTGCCCTTCGAGCAATTGCCCGTCGTCAAGAACCCCGCGTCGGGCTTTGTCGCCAATGCCAACGGCACGCCCTTCCGGACAACAGAAGGTCCGGAGAATCCCGACCCCGCCGCCTTTGCCCCCACCTTCGGCATCGAGCCCTTCGACGATATCACCAATCGCCAGCTACGCCTGCTGGAGTTGCTCGCGGCCGATACCTCCATCACGGAAGACGAGTTCTTCCAGTATAAGTACGATCAGGCCTATTCCCGAAGCGGCAAAGCCGCCGATGTGCTGAAGGAAATTCTGGATGCCCCCGAGCCGGACGATCCGCTATTGAAAGAAGCCGTGGCCGTCCTCCGCGCCTGGGATTTCAACACGAATCCGGAAAACACCAGCGCGGCCCTCGCCGTCTTGTTCCTCCGCAATGATTCCGGCGATGGCCTGAAAGGCCGCACCGGCCCCACGGCCATGGAGTTGCTCAAGGAACGCGCAACCCAGTTGAAAGACGCTTTCGGCCGCCTCGATCCGCCCTGGAGCGAGGTCAACCGCCTCGTGCGCGGCAACATGGACCTCGGCCTCGGCGGCGCGCCGGATGTGCTCAACGCAGTCTACGGCGAGTGGGTCAATGGCCGCTTCGAAGGACGCGCGGGCGATTGCTACGTGCTCCTCGCCACCTGGGACGCCGACGGCAAAGTGCACTCGAAAAGTATTCACCAGTTTGGTTCGGCGACGTCGAGGCCCGACTCGCCCCACTACGCGGATCAGGCCCCCCTCTTTGTGAAGCAGGAAACCAAACCGGTGTGGCTGAACGAGGCGGAGCTACGCCAGCACTTGGAAAAGGAATACGCGCCGGGTTATGAGCCCCGGATCATCGAAGGCAGCGCGCCCAAGATGGAAGACTACGAGTAG
- a CDS encoding XRE family transcriptional regulator: MAKRDVIASSGSLATDLGLPDPEETDIKAKLAARLSIIIQERGISQTEAARIIGTDQAKVSAVLNGQFRGFSIYRLMCYLKSLDQDVEIVVRPKAAIEAHLCVVGD, from the coding sequence GTGGCGAAACGCGACGTCATAGCAAGCAGCGGAAGCCTGGCCACCGATCTCGGTCTACCCGACCCGGAAGAAACCGACATCAAGGCGAAGCTGGCCGCCCGTCTGTCTATCATCATTCAGGAACGCGGAATATCCCAGACGGAAGCGGCGCGCATCATTGGAACCGATCAGGCCAAAGTGAGTGCGGTACTGAATGGTCAGTTTCGGGGTTTTTCAATCTACCGGCTTATGTGCTATTTAAAATCCCTCGATCAGGACGTAGAAATTGTAGTCCGGCCCAAAGCCGCAATTGAAGCGCACCTGTGTGTCGTGGGGGATTAG
- the rlmD gene encoding 23S rRNA (uracil(1939)-C(5))-methyltransferase RlmD gives MTHSHENAEVRCPHFLDCGGCKSQDVAYTAQVAAKSAALGVLFADFWTAPVHLTPSPVIWNYRNKIDPSFSRMRYAEVPPKDFVRETVLGYKKKGQWYWPLDIEECHIGPEGASALLQATRAWYREHDIRAWDNRTKDGVLRYLLVRDGKRTGEKMVVLITHEGELDCEPFVELARESYGATSVYRGFFTGRSDVATAERLELLWGAPHITETLRLPDGAGTRDLTFRISPLSFFQTNPLATENLYGAIRGHVRAIAPDSLYDLYGGAGGIAFSCSDLVERVWSVEEVAPATEDGRHNAEVNGITNVHFETAQVEKYLTAKRDHGGLADGALVVLDPPRSALHPKALKRLMEFQPEHIVYVSCNPKLLARELAVFTEAYDLTSLEAFDLFPHTPHVEGLAVLKRR, from the coding sequence ATGACCCATTCGCACGAAAACGCCGAAGTCCGCTGTCCCCATTTTCTTGACTGTGGCGGATGCAAATCGCAAGACGTAGCCTATACCGCGCAGGTCGCGGCGAAATCTGCTGCGCTGGGCGTACTGTTTGCCGACTTCTGGACTGCGCCGGTGCATTTGACGCCCTCGCCTGTCATCTGGAACTATCGGAACAAAATCGATCCATCCTTCAGTCGCATGCGCTATGCCGAAGTGCCCCCGAAGGATTTCGTTCGCGAGACGGTGCTGGGCTACAAGAAGAAGGGTCAGTGGTACTGGCCGCTGGATATCGAAGAGTGCCACATCGGCCCGGAAGGCGCCAGTGCGCTGCTGCAGGCGACGCGGGCCTGGTATCGCGAGCACGATATTCGCGCATGGGACAACCGCACAAAGGACGGCGTGCTGCGTTATCTCCTCGTGCGCGATGGGAAACGGACGGGGGAGAAGATGGTGGTGTTGATTACCCACGAGGGCGAGTTGGACTGTGAGCCTTTTGTGGAACTCGCGCGCGAATCCTATGGCGCCACCAGTGTCTATCGCGGTTTCTTTACGGGCCGCAGCGATGTGGCCACGGCCGAGCGGCTGGAACTGCTCTGGGGCGCACCGCACATTACGGAAACGTTGCGCCTGCCGGATGGAGCAGGGACGCGTGACCTGACCTTCCGCATTTCGCCCCTGAGTTTTTTCCAGACCAATCCACTGGCCACGGAGAATTTGTATGGCGCAATTCGGGGACACGTGCGCGCGATTGCCCCGGACAGTCTCTACGATCTCTATGGCGGCGCGGGCGGCATTGCCTTCAGTTGCAGCGATCTGGTGGAGCGCGTGTGGTCCGTGGAGGAAGTCGCGCCGGCCACGGAAGACGGTCGGCACAACGCGGAGGTGAACGGCATTACGAATGTCCACTTTGAGACGGCCCAGGTGGAGAAGTATCTCACGGCGAAGCGGGATCACGGCGGCCTGGCCGACGGTGCGCTGGTGGTGCTGGATCCGCCGCGGTCGGCGCTGCACCCCAAAGCGCTGAAGCGGCTGATGGAGTTCCAGCCGGAGCACATCGTGTATGTGTCGTGTAATCCGAAGTTGCTGGCGCGGGAGCTGGCGGTGTTTACGGAGGCGTATGACCTGACTTCGCTTGAGGCCTTTGACCTGTTTCCCCACACGCCTCACGTGGAAGGGCTGGCGGTGCTGAAAAGGCGGTAG